DNA from Acidobacteriota bacterium:
GCCTTCTGCTTTTCGCGCAACTGCAGGCCATAGCCGACGATCTTGGGGCGGCGGGCGGCGCCGTGCTGGCCGGGCGGGGTGTTGCGCTTTTCGATGGCGCACTTGCTGGAGAAGCAGCGCTCGCCCTTGAGGAACAATTTCATGCCCTCACGGCGGCAGAGGCGGCAAACGGGACCGGTATAACGAGCCATAGAATCCTTATCGTGCCTTACACCCGGCGCCGCTTGGCGGGGCGGCAGCCGTTGTGGGGAATGGGGGTGACATCCTTAATGGAACGGACTTCGAGGCCAGCGGTGGCGAGGGAGCGTATCGCAGTTTCACGTCCGGAGCCGGGGCCGACGACGCGCACTTCCACGCTGCGCACGCCGTGTTCGCGCGCGCCGGTGGCAGCGCGCAAAGCGGCCTGACCGGCGGCAAAGGGCGTGCCCTTGCGCGAACCGCGGAAGCCGAGCGAGCCCGCGCTCGACCAGCTCAGCACCTTGCCGTCCGGGCCGGCAATGGTGACCAGGGTGTTGTTGAAGGTGGCCTGGATGTGCGCGACGCCGCTGGGCACATTTTTCTTTTCGCGCTTCTTGAACGATTTTTTCTTGCCGACGGGCTTGGTTTTCGCGGCCGCGGCCTTGGGAGTTGCTTTTGCCATGAGGTTCGATCCTAGGTTTTCGCCGTCGCCTTCTTCTTGGACGCGACCGTGCCGCGGCGCGGACCCTTGCGGGTACGGGCGTTGGTATGGGTGCGCTGACCGCGGGTGGGCAGGCTGCGCCGGTGCCGCAGGCCGCGGTAAGAGCCGATTTCGATGAGGCGCTTGACGTTCATGGAGATGGTCTTGCGCAGATCGCCCTCGACGTTGCCCTCGGCTTCAATCACCTGGCGGATACGGTTGACGTCGTCCTCGTTGAGGGATTCCATTTTCGCGCCGGGATCGACATGAGCCTGGGCCAGAATCTTCAGAGCGCGGGCGCGGCCGATGCCGTAGATATGGGTAAGGGCGATCTCGGCGCGCTTGCGCGGCGGCAGATCGACTCCGGAAATACGTGCCATAGTTCGCTGTTCTCCTCAGCCCTGGCGCTGCTTGTGCTTGGGGTTGACACATTGCACCCGCACCACGCCTTTGCGGTGCACGATGGTGCATTTGGTACAGATTTTCTTGACGGACGCGCGTACTTTCATTGGGTTCCTCTGACTATTTGTAGCGGTAGGTGATGCGGCCCCGTTTGAGATCGTAAGGCGACAGCTCGATCTGGACGCGGTCGCCGGGCAGAATCTTGATGTAGTTCTTGCGAATCTTGCCACTGATGTGCGCCAGGACTTCCATCTTGTTTTCCAGCTCGACCTTGAACATGCCGTTGGGGAGCGGTTCCAGCACCGTACCCATCACTTCAATCGCGTCTTCTTTGCTCATTCTCCTCGCTTGGCGCGCGCGAGCGCGCCTGTAAACGCTGCTAGGCCCCGGTTAAAACCCAGGGGCCGTTGTCGGTGACCGCTACCGTATGCTCGAAATGGGCCGAGGCCTCGCCGTCGGTGGTGACGGCGGTCCAGCCGTCGGCCAGCACTGCGACGCCGGGACCACCAAGATTGAACATGGGCTCGATGGCCAGCACCATACCGGGACGGAGCTTGGGGCCGGAGCCGGCCGAGCCAAAGTTTGGAACCTGCGGATCCTCGTGCAGGTGGGTGCCGATGCCGTGGCCGACGAACTCGCGCACGATGCCGAAGCCGGCAGCCTCGGCGTAGCTCTGCACGGCATGGGAAATATCGCCCAGATGATTGCCGGCGCGTGCCTGCGCAATACCGGCCTGCAGGGCTTCTTCGGTGACCTGCAGCAGCTTACGGCGGGACGCCGGCACCGCTTCCGCCTCACCCACGATCACCGTCACCGCATGATCGGCGTAGTAGCCGTCGACCACCACGCCGCAGTCGAGCGAAACGATATCGCCGGGTTGCAGCAGGCGCTTGCGGCTGGGAATGCCATGAATGACCTGTTCGTTGACGGAGACGCAGAGTACGCAGGGATAGCCGTGATAGCCGCGGAATGCGGAGGTAGCGCCCAGCTCGCGCATGGCGGCATCGGCCGCTTCTTCGAGCTGCCAGGTGCTGGCGCCGGGGCGCACGAGCGCCTGCACGCGGTGCAAGACCTCGTGCAGGACCTGGCCTGAACGGCGCATTTTTTCCAGCTCAGCCTGTGTGCGGCGTGCAATCACTCCGTCGTTTCCATTCCCATCGCGCCGCTGCAGCTCGATCCGTTGTCTACAGCGGCAAAAATCCGTTCACTGACACGATCCACCGCCTCGGCGCCGCTGATTTGCAGCAGACATCCGCGATGGCGGAAAAAATTCACCAGCGGCAGCGTTTGCTGCTCGTAGGCGCTGAGGCGCTCGCGAATGACGGCAGGATCGTCGTCCTTGCGCTGCACCAGCGGCGTCTGGTCGAGGTCGCACACGCCCGCTTGGCGGGGAGGCTGGGTAAAATCGTTGTAGATGCGCCCACACTTCGGGCAGCTCCTCCGTCCCAGCAACCGGCGGTACAGATCATTATAGCCGACGGTTAAATAAATCACAATCGGCTCACGCCGCCTCTGCAGGGGTTGCTCCACTGGCCTTCCGTCGGCTGGCCTCCCCGCCGCGGCTCCGTGCAGAAATGTTACGTACCATTCGGCCTGGGGCAGCGTACGGGGAAACCCGTCCAGAATGTAGCCGTGCGCACAGTCCGGGCGGTTTATACGCTCGCGGACCACCTCACATACCAGATCATCGGCAACCAGTTCGCCCGCGTCCATAGTTGTCCAGAGGCGTTTGCCGACCTCCGAACCGGAGGCGGCAATTTCACGAAACATGTCCCCCGTGGATAATTGCGGAATGTGATAGCGCGCCACCAGGCGTTTGGCCTGGGTTCCCTTGCCTGCCCCAGGCACACCCAGCAAAATTATGGGCGGCAGCCCGGCATCGCTGCCCGGAGGGCGGCGCACTGGTGTTGCCGTTGGCGTCATGCCCAGTAGGAGCGTCGGCCTCGGATGCGCGACGAACGCGCGGTAAAGCCCTCATAGTGGCGCATGATGAGCTGCGCCTCGACCTGCTGCACTGTATCCATGGCAACGCCAACAATGATCAACAGCGATACACCACCGAAGTAGAAGTTGACGTTCAGACCGTTCAAGAACCAGGGCGGCGCGT
Protein-coding regions in this window:
- a CDS encoding 30S ribosomal protein S11, translating into MAKATPKAAAAKTKPVGKKKSFKKREKKNVPSGVAHIQATFNNTLVTIAGPDGKVLSWSSAGSLGFRGSRKGTPFAAGQAALRAATGAREHGVRSVEVRVVGPGSGRETAIRSLATAGLEVRSIKDVTPIPHNGCRPAKRRRV
- a CDS encoding 30S ribosomal protein S13: MARISGVDLPPRKRAEIALTHIYGIGRARALKILAQAHVDPGAKMESLNEDDVNRIRQVIEAEGNVEGDLRKTISMNVKRLIEIGSYRGLRHRRSLPTRGQRTHTNARTRKGPRRGTVASKKKATAKT
- a CDS encoding 50S ribosomal protein L36, with the translated sequence MKVRASVKKICTKCTIVHRKGVVRVQCVNPKHKQRQG
- the infA gene encoding translation initiation factor IF-1, whose translation is MSKEDAIEVMGTVLEPLPNGMFKVELENKMEVLAHISGKIRKNYIKILPGDRVQIELSPYDLKRGRITYRYK
- the map gene encoding type I methionyl aminopeptidase is translated as MIARRTQAELEKMRRSGQVLHEVLHRVQALVRPGASTWQLEEAADAAMRELGATSAFRGYHGYPCVLCVSVNEQVIHGIPSRKRLLQPGDIVSLDCGVVVDGYYADHAVTVIVGEAEAVPASRRKLLQVTEEALQAGIAQARAGNHLGDISHAVQSYAEAAGFGIVREFVGHGIGTHLHEDPQVPNFGSAGSGPKLRPGMVLAIEPMFNLGGPGVAVLADGWTAVTTDGEASAHFEHTVAVTDNGPWVLTGA
- a CDS encoding nucleoside monophosphate kinase, yielding MTPTATPVRRPPGSDAGLPPIILLGVPGAGKGTQAKRLVARYHIPQLSTGDMFREIAASGSEVGKRLWTTMDAGELVADDLVCEVVRERINRPDCAHGYILDGFPRTLPQAEWYVTFLHGAAAGRPADGRPVEQPLQRRREPIVIYLTVGYNDLYRRLLGRRSCPKCGRIYNDFTQPPRQAGVCDLDQTPLVQRKDDDPAVIRERLSAYEQQTLPLVNFFRHRGCLLQISGAEAVDRVSERIFAAVDNGSSCSGAMGMETTE